Within Betaproteobacteria bacterium, the genomic segment CTGGACCTCATCCCCATCCCCGCGCCCACGCTTACCAATTTCGTTGCGGGCCGAAATGTCGAGGCGCTGGCGGCCTTGCGCGGCCAACTGGATACGGCGCCGGGAACTTCCGCCAAAATTCTTTACCTGTGGGGCGTTGCCGGCAGTGGCAAATCGCACCTCATCAAGGCTTGTCAGGGGTTCGGTTATGCGACTCTGTCGCCAGAGACGCCTGTCGGCAAACCGGACGCCGCAATCCACTATGCCATCGATGACGCCCAGTCGCTGAACGGCGACTCGCAGCAGGCATTATTCGATTTGATCAACCGTCAGCATATGACATCGGGCGTGTTGGTCGCCTCAGGCAATGCCGCACCCCGTGATTTGACGCTGCGTCGCGATCTGGCGTCGCGACTCGGTAGCGGCCTGGTGTTTCAGTTGCACCCGCTGTCGGATTCCGAGAAGGCCGAAGCGCTGCATGCGCATGCGCGTACGCGCGGATTCGCGCTGCGCGAAGAAGTGGTTGGCTATCTTCTTCGCCATGCCCGTCGTGATATGGCATCGTTAATCCAGATGCTTGACGCACTGGACCAGTATTCACTGGAAACCAGCCGTGAAATCACGCTGCCGTTGCTGAAACAAATGTCGCAGCCCTCACTGGTGTGAAACCAACATGAATCTCGCGCTCTTCGATCTTGACTACACATTGCTGAATGGCGACAGCGATCATGCGTGGGGCCAATTCCTGGTCGAGGCAGGCGTCGTCGATGGCGACGTCTTCAAGAAGAAGAACGATGAATTCTGGGCACAGTACAAGGCAGGCACCCTGAACGTCCACGAGTACCTGGCATTTGCCTTGTCGATGCTCGCGGGCAAGACGCCCGAAGAACTGAAGCCGCTGCATGATGGATATATGGCGAAAAAAATCGAACCCATGGTCACGGCTGCCGCGCTGGCGCTCGTGGCTCAACATAAAGATGATTTGTGCGCGGTCGTGACCGCGACCAATTCCTTTGTCACCACCCCTATTGCCGAGCGATTCGGCGTGCCACATCTGATCGCGTGCGTGGCTGAAATCGCCGATGGACGCTACACTGGCAAGGTATCAGGCTTGCCATCGTTTCGCGAAGGGAAAGTGACCCGCGTCGAACAGTGGCTTTCCTCGTTGGGCAAGAAGATGTCTGATTTCGAGCGCTGTTATTTTTACAGCGATTCACTGAACGACTTGCCACTGCTGAGCGTGGTGAGTCACCCCGTCGCCGTCAATCCCGATGCCACCCTGCGTGAGCATGCGCTCACCCAGGGTTGGCCGATTCTTTCTCTTCATTGATGCGCCCGCGCTGATTGCACATTACTCGTGATAAAAAAATTCATACAAAGAGTGTTTGGAAGCACCAAGGCTGCGAACCCGGCCAATGCCGACGACGCGCGCAGGGCGCGCGCTTCCGGGACCAAGGCAGCCAAGCCGGGCAAACCGGCAAATGGGGGCTGGCGGATCTATTCGCAGCCGGA encodes:
- the hda gene encoding DnaA regulatory inactivator Hda encodes the protein MKQLVLDLIPIPAPTLTNFVAGRNVEALAALRGQLDTAPGTSAKILYLWGVAGSGKSHLIKACQGFGYATLSPETPVGKPDAAIHYAIDDAQSLNGDSQQALFDLINRQHMTSGVLVASGNAAPRDLTLRRDLASRLGSGLVFQLHPLSDSEKAEALHAHARTRGFALREEVVGYLLRHARRDMASLIQMLDALDQYSLETSREITLPLLKQMSQPSLV
- a CDS encoding HAD family hydrolase; the protein is MNLALFDLDYTLLNGDSDHAWGQFLVEAGVVDGDVFKKKNDEFWAQYKAGTLNVHEYLAFALSMLAGKTPEELKPLHDGYMAKKIEPMVTAAALALVAQHKDDLCAVVTATNSFVTTPIAERFGVPHLIACVAEIADGRYTGKVSGLPSFREGKVTRVEQWLSSLGKKMSDFERCYFYSDSLNDLPLLSVVSHPVAVNPDATLREHALTQGWPILSLH